From Sphingopyxis sp. USTB-05, the proteins below share one genomic window:
- a CDS encoding mechanosensitive ion channel family protein: MDALPEGVVRTIEALKAIGIDVGSYRLSLYGLFSTIVVAVLLYLAVRIILRSIKWLLRRNTQIDATQRLLAEKLIAIALFVFAMLFGIDLLGIDLTALAVFSGAAGLAIGFGLQKTVGNLIAGIILLMDRSIKPGDIIVVGDGSSMGGTAAANGVPNVGRVAKIGVRAVNVVTRDGKKHLIPNELLMTQPVENWSYASPEVRVRMRIPVGYACDLRLAQRLIIETAKENPRILNEPEPAVWITAFGERAVEHELRYWISDPEAGLGNIQGEVFLGIWDRFKEAGIAIPYPRQDVRIVGAPDGDPAPSNKN; the protein is encoded by the coding sequence ATGGACGCGCTGCCCGAAGGCGTCGTCCGCACGATCGAGGCGCTGAAGGCGATCGGCATCGACGTCGGCTCGTACCGACTGTCACTCTATGGACTATTCTCGACGATCGTCGTCGCGGTACTGCTTTATCTGGCGGTGCGAATCATCCTGCGGTCGATCAAATGGCTGCTCCGCCGCAACACCCAGATCGACGCGACGCAGCGGCTGCTCGCCGAAAAGCTGATCGCGATCGCGCTGTTCGTCTTTGCCATGCTGTTCGGCATTGATTTGTTGGGCATCGATCTGACCGCGCTTGCCGTCTTCTCGGGCGCTGCGGGCCTCGCGATCGGTTTCGGGCTGCAAAAGACGGTCGGCAATCTGATCGCCGGGATCATCCTGCTGATGGACCGTTCGATCAAGCCGGGCGACATCATTGTCGTCGGCGATGGCAGCAGCATGGGGGGAACGGCGGCGGCGAATGGGGTGCCCAATGTCGGACGCGTCGCCAAGATCGGCGTTCGCGCGGTCAATGTCGTGACCCGCGACGGCAAGAAGCATTTGATTCCGAACGAACTGCTGATGACGCAGCCCGTCGAAAACTGGAGCTATGCTAGTCCCGAAGTGCGTGTGCGGATGCGCATACCCGTGGGCTATGCCTGCGATTTGCGGCTCGCGCAGCGGCTGATTATCGAAACCGCCAAAGAGAATCCGCGTATATTGAACGAGCCCGAACCGGCGGTTTGGATTACCGCGTTCGGCGAACGCGCGGTCGAGCACGAGCTTCGTTACTGGATTTCCGATCCCGAGGCGGGGCTAGGCAACATCCAGGGCGAGGTGTTCCTCGGCATATGGGATCGCTTCAAGGAAGCCGGGATCGCCATTCCCTATCCGCGGCAGGATGTGCGGATTGTCGGGGCGCCGGACGGTGATCCGGCGCCCTCAAACAAGAATTAG
- the metC gene encoding cystathionine beta-lyase, whose translation MNNRDDKSLRPATKLVQGGRRPEWTGDPRLGGSVVNPPLWRASTILYDNIADLKARGHATHDKLYYGRRGTPTVWALADALTDLEPGAEGTLLYPSGVAAISAGLLALLSPGDHLLMVDSAYEPTRLFCNGMLARFGVTTTYYDPSIGADIAGLITPDTKLIFLESPGSLTFEMQDIPAIVAVAREHGVTTMLDNTWATPLLFPALEHGVDVAAMSLTKYVGGHSDAMMGSLTATKALWPRLRHAAYQLGLSVSPDDCALMLRGLRTLDVRLARHGENGLAIANWLAGRSEVGRVLHPALPGDSGHAIWARDFTGASGLFGFTLKGSDDAGRTRFIDALSAFGIGFSWGGYESLVVPSNPAEIRTAVEWTDRDPLVRLSVGLEDPADLIADLERGFAAMAG comes from the coding sequence ATGAACAACCGCGACGACAAAAGCCTCCGCCCTGCAACGAAACTGGTGCAGGGCGGCCGCCGGCCCGAATGGACCGGTGACCCGCGACTGGGCGGCAGCGTCGTCAATCCGCCGCTGTGGCGCGCCTCGACGATCCTTTACGACAATATCGCCGACCTCAAGGCGCGCGGCCATGCCACGCACGACAAGCTATATTACGGCCGGCGCGGCACCCCGACGGTGTGGGCGCTTGCGGATGCGCTGACCGATCTGGAGCCGGGCGCGGAAGGCACTTTGCTGTATCCCTCAGGGGTCGCGGCGATTTCGGCAGGCCTGCTGGCGCTGCTGTCGCCCGGCGATCATCTGCTGATGGTCGATAGCGCCTATGAGCCGACGCGTCTGTTCTGCAACGGCATGCTCGCGCGATTCGGCGTGACGACGACCTATTATGACCCATCGATCGGCGCCGACATCGCTGGGCTGATCACCCCTGACACGAAACTGATCTTCCTCGAATCGCCGGGCAGCCTGACCTTTGAGATGCAGGATATTCCCGCGATCGTCGCCGTCGCGCGCGAACATGGTGTGACGACGATGCTCGACAATACATGGGCGACCCCGTTGTTATTTCCCGCACTGGAGCATGGTGTCGACGTGGCGGCGATGAGCCTGACCAAATATGTCGGCGGACACAGCGATGCGATGATGGGCTCGCTGACTGCCACCAAGGCACTATGGCCGCGGCTTCGGCACGCGGCCTACCAACTGGGCCTGTCGGTCTCGCCCGACGATTGCGCGCTGATGCTGCGCGGCCTTCGCACACTCGATGTCCGTCTGGCGCGGCACGGCGAAAATGGCCTCGCGATCGCGAACTGGCTGGCCGGGCGGTCCGAAGTCGGACGGGTACTTCATCCGGCGCTGCCGGGCGATTCCGGCCACGCCATCTGGGCGCGCGATTTCACGGGTGCCAGCGGCTTGTTCGGCTTTACGTTGAAGGGCAGCGACGATGCCGGCCGAACCCGCTTCATCGACGCGCTCTCAGCCTTCGGCATCGGATTTAGCTGGGGCGGCTATGAAAGCCTCGTGGTCCCGAGCAATCCGGCGGAGATTCGCACCGCTGTGGAATGGACGGACCGCGATCCGCTGGTCCGCCTGTCGGTCGGGCTCGAGGACCCGGCCGACCTGATCGCCGACCTCGAACGCGGCTTTGCCGCGATGGCGGGATGA
- the sseA gene encoding 3-mercaptopyruvate sulfurtransferase, producing the protein MDALVSTDWLERELGASDLRVVDATKFLADEGRDARAEYEAGHIPGAVFMDLAELTDASNTVDNMAPPAEKFASRMQSLGLGDGSRIVIYDDSPLKSAARAWWLLKLFGAHDVALLDGGLAKWKAEGRALEMGKQTLRHRHFTVWRDAKAVRTKEQMLANVDSAAEQVVDARPAARFTGEERDPRAGVAPGHIPGSRSLPHSQLFNADGTWKQGDELKAAFDAAGVDLDKPLVTTCGSGMTATVVAFGAHLLGKEDVAVYDGSWVEWGADPATPKATGAA; encoded by the coding sequence ATGGACGCCTTGGTCTCAACCGACTGGCTGGAACGCGAATTGGGGGCATCGGACCTGCGAGTCGTCGACGCGACGAAATTTCTCGCCGATGAAGGGCGCGACGCACGCGCCGAATATGAAGCGGGCCACATTCCCGGCGCGGTGTTCATGGATCTTGCCGAACTGACCGACGCGTCGAACACCGTCGACAATATGGCCCCGCCGGCCGAAAAATTCGCGAGCCGTATGCAGTCGCTGGGTCTCGGTGACGGCAGCCGTATCGTGATTTATGATGACAGCCCGCTGAAGAGCGCAGCACGCGCCTGGTGGCTGCTGAAACTGTTCGGCGCCCACGACGTGGCACTGCTCGATGGCGGCCTTGCCAAGTGGAAGGCCGAAGGTCGCGCGCTCGAAATGGGCAAACAGACGCTCCGTCACCGCCACTTCACCGTGTGGCGCGATGCCAAAGCGGTGCGCACCAAGGAACAGATGCTGGCGAATGTCGACAGCGCGGCCGAACAGGTCGTCGATGCGCGCCCCGCCGCGCGCTTCACTGGCGAGGAACGCGATCCGCGCGCAGGTGTCGCTCCGGGTCATATCCCGGGTTCGCGCAGCCTGCCGCATAGCCAGTTGTTCAACGCCGACGGCACCTGGAAACAGGGCGACGAGCTGAAAGCGGCATTCGACGCCGCCGGGGTCGATCTCGACAAACCGCTCGTCACCACCTGCGGTAGCGGCATGACCGCGACCGTCGTTGCTTTCGGCGCGCACCTGCTCGGCAAGGAAGATGTTGCGGTCTATGACGGCAGCTGGGTCGAATGGGGCGCCGATCCGGCGACGCCCAAGGCGACCGGCGCAGCCTGA